The DNA window CTCATGAACTGGAGCAGCGTCTTCAGGACCTTCTCGCTGCCGGGCCGGATGATGGCCTTGCCCGTATCGAAGACGATCTTTCCTTCGATGAAGATCTGGGCCTCGCCGCTGTGCTCCGACCAGGGCTTCTCCGGGTACCAGCCCGGGAGCTGGGCCTGCGTCTGCTCCTTCGGCACCTCGCGCGGCGGGAGCCGGTTGTCCCAGCACCCGATCGAAGACGACACGCCGACGAGGAAGGACACGGCAATGCCGACCTTCCTCAGAGCCCACGGGGATGGCCGATCGTCCCCGTGGAGTCTCCGGGTCTCGACGCCATCCCGCATCTTGTTCCAGTCCATGTCACGCCCAGCGTGTCAGAACCCGGCCGGCGGACGCAAGGAAGTCGCCGGGGGGCCGCACCAGATGAGGTCCAGAAACCGAACCGTCGGGACCGCGACGGGCGCGTCAGGACCCCGTAGACCACCTCGAAGCGCCTTTCTCGCCTCCCCACCTGGCCCCACCCCATGAACCGGCACGCCCAGCATGGTAGGAAGAGGCCGAACATGGTCGCGACCCACCCCGACGCGAACGCCTCCGTCGAGCCCAAGCTGAGCCGCCTCCGGGCCCGCCTGCGCGAGCTCGGCTCGGTCCTCGTCTGCTACTCCGGCGGCGTTGACAGCGCCTTCGTGCTCGCGGTAGCGCACCAGGAGCTCGGTCCGCGCGCCGTGGGCATGACCGCCGTCTCGCCCAGCCTCGCGCCCGCCGAGAAAGAGGAAGCCGCTTCGATCGCGCGCCTCATCGGCGCCGAGCATCGCCTGGTCGAGTCACACGAGATCGACGACCCCAGCTACGTCGCCAACAACCCCGACCGGTGCTTCCACTGCAAGAGCGAGCTGTACCGCCTCGCCCTCCACAAGCAGCGCGAGTGGTCCCTCTCCGCCATCGTGAACGGCACGAACGTCGATGATCTCGGCGACTACCGCCCTGGGCTCGACGCTGCCCGCGAGGCCGGCGTGGTGAGTCCGCTCGTCGAGCTGGGCTTCACCAAGGCCGACGTCCGCGCCGGCGCGGCATCGATCGATCTTCCCATCTGGGACAAACCCGCCGCCGCGTGCCTGTCCAGCCGCATCCCCTACGGGACCCACGTCACCAGGGAGCGACTCGCGCAGATCGGCGGCTTCGAAGC is part of the Chondromyces crocatus genome and encodes:
- the larE gene encoding ATP-dependent sacrificial sulfur transferase LarE, which codes for MVATHPDANASVEPKLSRLRARLRELGSVLVCYSGGVDSAFVLAVAHQELGPRAVGMTAVSPSLAPAEKEEAASIARLIGAEHRLVESHEIDDPSYVANNPDRCFHCKSELYRLALHKQREWSLSAIVNGTNVDDLGDYRPGLDAAREAGVVSPLVELGFTKADVRAGAASIDLPIWDKPAAACLSSRIPYGTHVTRERLAQIGGFEADLRSLGFRQVRVRYHDELARIEIDLAELTRAAEPETRAAIVDAGKRHGFRYVTLDLGGYRMGSHNEVLVGRALRVVS